A window of Anaerolineae bacterium genomic DNA:
ATGCTCTTCATGGTGTTTTCTTCTTCCCGGTTTTCTTACCATAGGCACGTTGTTTTTCTTTTACTGTAAAACCAATCTTTTTTTTCGGTTTGTATTCAACTGCCAAAAGCTGATCCAGTGTTTCGAAAACAACTCGAAAACGATCTTCTGTAAGCTGCTTTAATTCCGACAATTCTTTTCTCAAATCTTTATTATCTAAAAGTGCCTGCCGTAGTTTTGTAAATGTCCGCATTATCAGGATATTAACAGCAATAGCCCGGTCACTATTCAAAACACCGGATAGCATGGCAACACCTTGCTCAGTAAACACGTAAGGCATTTTCCTGACACCGCCTCGCCCTGTTTTTTTTGATGTCACAAATTGTGATATCAAAGATTCATATTCATCTTTTGAGAGTTGGAACATAAAATCATCAGGAAATCTTTTTTTGTGTCTCTTTACAGCTTGATTTAGCACTCTTGTTTCAACCCCATATAAATCTGCAAGATCCGTGTCCAGCATTACTTTCACCTGCCGAATCACATAAATTTTACTTGCAATTCTTTCTACCGACACAATGTCATTCATTATTAATCCATTTCACATTAAAAAGGTTTTGCCCTATTCCCTTCCTGCAAAGCGCAGGTAAATATTATGCCACAAGCCTTTCATTTAAATCATCTAAGATGATATTTAATTCTTCACCGAATAATTGATAAACCTTTCCAATACCACCTGCCTGCGAAAAAGGCGCATATTCAAAATCATCTGTTTCAATGCTTAAGTTTCCTGCAATATGATCACGGATCATCTCAAGCCAGCGAATCTGTTCTTCCGTGAACTTTTTACCCTGCTGTGCCAACCATGCATTGAAATTTGTATCAACCTTTTCCGGAAACGGCACAAGCTCGTTTTCCTGATCAAGCGCATACCGCACAAGAGACACCAAATCCGTTAAAATATGCGGGCCGCTTGCACCACGAACCTTTGACTTTTCAAGAGCAGCATAGGCCATCCAGAGATTATTTTCAGTCCAAAGATGAGGCGGCTTTTTTATGGTATCTGCAAGCTCTTTTATATTTTCAAACCGTAAACGCGCCTTGTACGGCCTGGAGTAAAGAATCTGCAGGGCTGTGATTTCATCCTTATTTTTCTCAATAAACTTCTTAAAGGACTCGATCATGCCTTTTGCTTTTTCCATGGCCTCTGCGCTGAAGCCTGCTTCTATAACCTTATCAGGACTGACATTATCAATGATCTGCTCGTTCTTTTTCTTAATCTCTATCAATAGATTCCGAAGCTCTGGATTATGCAGGGGCTTGACCGCGTTTTTTATCAGGCTTGTTGCAGCTTCCTGAATTTCTTCTTCGGAAGGCTGTGCCGTGCTGCCTGCCTCGCCCAGCTCGGTGCAGGCAAGTTCAACCTGTTTGTCAGGATTAATGGCATTTACAAGATCATACGTAAGCTCACCCAGGCTTTTGCCATCTGCAAGCTCAATTATCTTTGAACTGTCTTCTTTTGTAAGGTTTTTGTTTAAACGCGCAATGCGGACAGCAATTGAGGAAATAACATCCGGTTCTGTGTTTCCAAGACTTACAGCTTGGAGAAGCTTTTCAAAAGAGACCGATTTTTTCCGGTCCATGGGCCTTGAGTCGGTCTTATCCCGCTCGCAGACACCAACAGCATCCACAATGACATAGTGATCCTTGGTTTTTGCATCAGATGTTACAGATTGCAGGTCATCATCATTTATAACACGTACGCCCCGACCCTTCATCTGCTCAAAATATCCGAGGGATTTTACGCTGCGCATGAACATTACAACTTCAAGAGGCTTGATGTCAGTGCCGGTTGCGATCATATCCACGGTGACCGCTATTCGCGGAAAGTAGAAGTTGCGAAATTCGGCGATGAGTTCATCCGTCTTTTTGCCGGTTGTCTTGTAGGTAATTTTCTGGGCAAAGTCATTGCCCTTTGCAAATTCCTCGCGCACAATCTTGACAATGTCTTCAGCGTGGCTGTCATCTTTTGCAAAAATTACGGTCTTTGGAACCTCGGTCCGGCCGGGAAAAATATCTGTAAACAGCTTGTCACGAAAAGTACGGATAACAGTGCGGATCTGATCCTTAGCAACCACATCGCGGTCCAGTTGATTGGGGGTGTATTCGAGGTCTTCGTCCAGCCGCTCCCAGCGCACAGATCGGGTTTCACGGTCCCGTTTGTCTACATAATAACCAGCTTCGACAATAGAACCACCTTCTGTAATTTCGGTCTTGATGCGGTACACGTCGTAATTCACGTTCACGCCGTCGGCCACAGCCTCCTCATGCCCATATTCCATGACAAGATTCTGATTGAAAAAACCAAAAGTCTGTTTGCTGGGTGTGGCGGTAAGGCCTATAAGATATGAATCAAAATATTCCAGCACCTGGCGCCAAAGATTGTAAATGGAACGGTGACACTCGTCTGTAATTATAAAGTCAAAGGTCTCAATAGGGATGGCCGGATTATATTCTATGGGCGGCACCTCACCATAGACTTTTTCCAAGCCCTGAACAGATTTTTCCTCATCCTCCTCAGCAAGATCCTCACCCTTAAGCATTGAATAAAGACGCTGGATAGTGCAGATGCAGACTCGTGCAGTGAAATCCAGATTTTTTGAAGTAAGGCGTTGAACAATGAATTCTTCGCTGAATTTATAGTTGTTATAGGGAGAAACATACTGCTGGAATTCCTTAAGGGTCTGTCTGCCCAGATTGCCGCGGTCAACAAGAAACAAAATCCGGCGTGCCTTTGCAAACTTTATAAGCCTGTAAATAAAGCTGATGGCAGTAAATGTCTTGCCTGATCCTGTGGCCATCTGTATAAGAGCGCGTGGACGGTTTTCTGAAAAAGATTTTTCCAGTTTTTTTATAGCCCTGATCTGGGCAGACCAGAGGCCTTCTTCAATGAGCGTAGGCATCTGTTTCAGGCGCAGATTCAGGGTGGAAGGCTTGCCAAAAGGGGACTGTGTTTCAAGCATATTCCCTTTAACTAAAGGCGGGTCTTCATTTATCCAATCTGCCAATGTTTCAGGGCGATGGAAAGAAAAGACATTCCGGGAACGAGGGTCAGGTTCAAGGTCATTTGTAAAACGGGTCTCCACACCTGTGGATTCATAACAGAAAGGGAGTGGCCGATACCAGGCGGGAAGCTGCTCGGGCAGGCCGGTTTTGTATTTGTCGGACTGGATTTCAACGCCTGTAAGGGTAGTTCCGACTTTTTTTGCCTCAACAACCCCTGATGCCTTGCCATTTACATAAAGGAGATAATCTGCAAAGCCATGCCCCTGATTTAACGGGAACTCCCTGATGGCCACCCCTTTTTTTGCATGTATATTGACGCCTGCGAGATCCTGGACATCCCAGCCGGACAAGTCCAACATTTTGTCGATGGTTTCCCTGGCTTTTTGTTCAGGTGTTTTGGTCATAATACCCTTTTGTGCTACATGCTATATATATAAATAATTATACCCGTTATTAGCTTTAAAAGCAAATACTGAGCGTACTTACGCTCTTCAGTTTATAAGTTTATATCGTCAAGAATAGAACAGCCAAATCCTTTTTTTAGTTCATGGTTTCAAGCTTCCCAGCCAAGCAGAGGGGAGCTTCGACCGTAAGGAAGTTTGCTGTTTTTGTATTCGCTCGCTATTGCGGTTCAGGTCCAAGCCTGTAAAGCAAAAAGCCCCATCCTTCATATTGCTGAAGAAATGGGGCTTTATTTTTTTGTAATCCAATGATTGGTCACCCGATCCTCCTGTTTGAGGTTCAAAAAACAGACCGAAATTAATCTTTGGCAAGATATATTAAGCGAACATACAAGTCAATTTAATTTGTTATCTTTTCGATAAGTTATCCCCCTATCCCTTGTCTTTTTTGCCATAAGTAGCCTGATCGTGGGATGGGGGTCGGGCCACGCTATACATCTGATATTTATGGGTTAACCTCCCAAGGAACCAAACGCCGAAATTCAATCCTGTCCCCCTTTTTCTCCCTGTTGATTATCTCTCTTGAATCTCAATAATTATCCCTTGCTGTAGTAATTTCGCCACAAATAATCGGCAAAAAGCTCCACATGGACTTCATGTTTTCAGCTCTATACTATTAACCCAAAAAGATCGATACTCTAGACAGAGAACGATCTGCCTTTAACCATCTGTAATATTAAAATGGTGAACAAAATGGAGAGAATGTTTTTAGGGTTGATCGCCCTCATGTTTTTGGGAAGCGGGCTTGCTTTTGCAGGGCCTTACGGGAATTCCGCTCATGGGGATAGCGCAACCTTCGGCGTGCTTCGAACCGGAACGAATCAATATGCTCGGGGCAACTGCGCCCACTGCCACGAACAGCATGCAAGTATTGCAGGGGCTGAGCCGTCTCCAAGCACCGGTGACGCCGCAGGGCCTGATAGGTTTTGTCTCCTGGCGCAAAATTTTAACACTTCAGCATTAGCAGGGTCTTATGCCCAGGATGATAATGCGTGCTTTTACTGCCATATAGATACCGGTTATCTGCAAAACGAAGTAATTCTAAACTACGATTACAGCGCTACCTTTGGTAACGCTTCAATTGTTGAAGATTCTATTTTCGAGCTCTTTAACAAATTGTCTTCTCACGATCTGAACAATGTGCTTACTTTTGCGAAGGCTAACTGGAGTTCCACATTTAAAACAGGCTCCAACCCTTGCAGCGCATGCCACAATGTTCATAAAGCCAAACAGAATAAAGCAAACCCCGGCGATCCGACATATACGGCCATATCCAAGCCCTCTGCTCATGACGAGCTTTGGGGTGATAGTGCTGGTGAGAAGTTGAGCGATTATACAAGTTATTATCGGCCGCCCTATTCTAAAAGCACAGCACCTGTTAAGTACGAACCCGACATGACCGCAAGTGAACCCGCGGAAGGATGGGGTTCCAATATGCCGGATTATATCACCTTCTGCCAGGACTGCCATTCCTCGAGCATGACCGGGTCACCATATAGTCTTCCTAATACACCCATTGATTGGAGTTCAATAGGAGGCGAAGCAGGCGGCGATAAGCATGGCACAAATGTTGCCACCGCCTCAAGCGCGGCGGCAATGAATCTGCTTGAGCCGTATGCTACAGCGTGGGATGCCAGCGGGCTTGTTCTTTCCTGCACCGACTGTCATGAGCCGCACGGGTCAAAGAATCTGTACTTGGTAAGAAGAAGGATAAACGGCGGTGTATTAGGAGACTTATATGACGATGCAACCTCGCAAGAGATGAGAATTGTTTGTTATCGCTGTCATAACATCAGCGGGGCAGGTATGAACTATACGATACACCACCAGGATGCCGACGCGCCGTATAAAAACGCTATGGGGTGCGGCGCGGGAGGAGGATGTCATTCGGCTGGAAATGGAGCCCCCATAGATTGCAACACTTGTCACTATCACGGTGGGCAAGTCAGCAATTGTACGCAGGCTCCAGCCACCAGGCGAACGTTTTGAAGCTGGGTGAGGGCGCCACGATACACTTTCGAAATCCAAATTCCGACTCCAGCCACTGACAGTGTTCCAAACTATCTGACCTGCAATCGGCATATAGCCCTATAATCGCCCAGAATCATACAGATCTACAACACTGGAGTATTTACGGGACATCCTCTTCAGTTTATAAGTTTGTATCGTCAATGTGTTGGGATTGGAACGTTCTGTACAGACACCAGCATTACATTGTGTGCCGGTTACTCCTTTGGAATATCGATCTTTCTTTTTTCAGGGTTTTTTTGCTGACGATAAAATATTGCAATATGACCAATCATTTTCACCAACTCGGAAGCGGTTTCTTTTTCAATGACGCCGGCTATTTTTTCCTTCTGGCTTTTTTCCTTGAAATCAATAAATTTTACCTTAATAAGCTCATGCTTTTTTAATGACTCATCAACAGCTTCTGTTAGAGC
This region includes:
- a CDS encoding type I restriction-modification enzyme R subunit C-terminal domain-containing protein, with the translated sequence MTKTPEQKARETIDKMLDLSGWDVQDLAGVNIHAKKGVAIREFPLNQGHGFADYLLYVNGKASGVVEAKKVGTTLTGVEIQSDKYKTGLPEQLPAWYRPLPFCYESTGVETRFTNDLEPDPRSRNVFSFHRPETLADWINEDPPLVKGNMLETQSPFGKPSTLNLRLKQMPTLIEEGLWSAQIRAIKKLEKSFSENRPRALIQMATGSGKTFTAISFIYRLIKFAKARRILFLVDRGNLGRQTLKEFQQYVSPYNNYKFSEEFIVQRLTSKNLDFTARVCICTIQRLYSMLKGEDLAEEDEEKSVQGLEKVYGEVPPIEYNPAIPIETFDFIITDECHRSIYNLWRQVLEYFDSYLIGLTATPSKQTFGFFNQNLVMEYGHEEAVADGVNVNYDVYRIKTEITEGGSIVEAGYYVDKRDRETRSVRWERLDEDLEYTPNQLDRDVVAKDQIRTVIRTFRDKLFTDIFPGRTEVPKTVIFAKDDSHAEDIVKIVREEFAKGNDFAQKITYKTTGKKTDELIAEFRNFYFPRIAVTVDMIATGTDIKPLEVVMFMRSVKSLGYFEQMKGRGVRVINDDDLQSVTSDAKTKDHYVIVDAVGVCERDKTDSRPMDRKKSVSFEKLLQAVSLGNTEPDVISSIAVRIARLNKNLTKEDSSKIIELADGKSLGELTYDLVNAINPDKQVELACTELGEAGSTAQPSEEEIQEAATSLIKNAVKPLHNPELRNLLIEIKKKNEQIIDNVSPDKVIEAGFSAEAMEKAKGMIESFKKFIEKNKDEITALQILYSRPYKARLRFENIKELADTIKKPPHLWTENNLWMAYAALEKSKVRGASGPHILTDLVSLVRYALDQENELVPFPEKVDTNFNAWLAQQGKKFTEEQIRWLEMIRDHIAGNLSIETDDFEYAPFSQAGGIGKVYQLFGEELNIILDDLNERLVA
- a CDS encoding ORF6N domain-containing protein, with the protein product MNDIVSVERIASKIYVIRQVKVMLDTDLADLYGVETRVLNQAVKRHKKRFPDDFMFQLSKDEYESLISQFVTSKKTGRGGVRKMPYVFTEQGVAMLSGVLNSDRAIAVNILIMRTFTKLRQALLDNKDLRKELSELKQLTEDRFRVVFETLDQLLAVEYKPKKKIGFTVKEKQRAYGKKTGKKKTP
- a CDS encoding cytochrome c3 family protein; protein product: MERMFLGLIALMFLGSGLAFAGPYGNSAHGDSATFGVLRTGTNQYARGNCAHCHEQHASIAGAEPSPSTGDAAGPDRFCLLAQNFNTSALAGSYAQDDNACFYCHIDTGYLQNEVILNYDYSATFGNASIVEDSIFELFNKLSSHDLNNVLTFAKANWSSTFKTGSNPCSACHNVHKAKQNKANPGDPTYTAISKPSAHDELWGDSAGEKLSDYTSYYRPPYSKSTAPVKYEPDMTASEPAEGWGSNMPDYITFCQDCHSSSMTGSPYSLPNTPIDWSSIGGEAGGDKHGTNVATASSAAAMNLLEPYATAWDASGLVLSCTDCHEPHGSKNLYLVRRRINGGVLGDLYDDATSQEMRIVCYRCHNISGAGMNYTIHHQDADAPYKNAMGCGAGGGCHSAGNGAPIDCNTCHYHGGQVSNCTQAPATRRTF
- a CDS encoding YhbY family RNA-binding protein; translated protein: MEKLKGYQKKYLKGLAHGMKPLVFVGQKGISPALTEAVDESLKKHELIKVKFIDFKEKSQKEKIAGVIEKETASELVKMIGHIAIFYRQQKNPEKRKIDIPKE